The genomic stretch CCCCTCTTATTTCTGCGATCTTAGCTGAAAAGAACTGTAAAGTATGACAGCAACAGGCATGCCGTGGTGGTGAAGGATCATCTGTATAACGCATGGCAGGGATGTGCGCTGCACAATGTTGAAGGATATTTCGTGGGTTAGGATGATATCAACTAGCAGCAGCAGTAATAATAGCAAAAATGACAGTAACTATCATGTGCGGGGTAGAATATCTATTGTAATTTACTGGCCCTACACACACAAAGGCGGAACAAGGGTTGAGCATGGACCCACGTGAAGAATTTTGGGAGAGTCCCTCTGCTGTATGACCTTTTCCGAAGTTCAGCAAGCCAACACCTCAAGTGACCATTGCCCAAATCCATGTACGTACAGGCATACAGCACTAGCTAGGCAGCAACCAATAGCATGCGTACATGAATCTTTACTAGTTCAGCAAGCCAACACCGTTCAGCACTTAAACTCAAATGCCCATTACCCAAATCCATGTACATACAGGCATACAGCACTAGGCAGCAACCAACAGCATGCGTACATGAATCTTTACTGGATAATTACCTAATGCGTGTGTAAACAGTGAAAAATTGTTGACAAATGCAATCATTATAATGTCTACAATAGCACGTTCCTCCACTACTGTACACACATCTATGTATCTAGTGGGATTTAACAAACATCAGGGTAAGTTAGCAATATTACCTTACCAATCGATCCAGATGCAAAACATCGAATGAACCGAATGAACCATTGTTAAGATAATAGATGCAGACGAGTAATCGAGAACTCACTGATGCCATCGAATGAACCGAAGACGTTGGACCATAGAGCCATCCAGAAGCGGCGAAACTGGCTATACTTAGCCCGTAAGGCTTCATCATCCGATCCGAAATCCATCTCCTCATCAGCCTCCCCCTCCGTCTTCCACTCCGCCAGAGCCGCTTCTACCATCGAACGGtagagcccccccccccccaggtTCCATGCATGGCTGCAGCCCGATCTTTTTGTATTTTATTGTTGTCTTAGATTCATTAAGGCCGCCCTCACTGTGCGTATTCCGTACCCGATAGTTACTCACGAAACCCCTACGCAACAAATGACAGCGGATTTGCTCGCACATTGCTCCACTCCGTCTAATTTTTGAATCAATGGCTGGGCGAAATGCCTACCCATCATTCTGATGATGGTTTGTGATGGACGGCCTTGGNNNNNNNNNNNNNNNNNNNNNNNNNNNNNNNNNNNNNNNNNNNNNNNNNNNNNNNNNNNNNNNNNNNNNNNNNNNNNNNNNNNNNNNNNNNNNNNNNNNNNNNNNNNNNNNNNNNNNNNNNNNNNNNNNNNNNNNNNNNNNNNNNNNNNNNNNNNNNNNNNNNNNNNNNNNNNNNNNNNNNNNNNNNNNNNNNNNNNNNNNNNNNNNNNNNNNNNNNNNNNNNNNNNNNNNNNNNNNNNNNNNNNNNNNNNNNNNNNNNNNNNNNNNNNNNNNNNNNNNNNNNNNNNNNNNNNNNNNNNNNNNNNNNNNNNNNNNNNNNNNNNNNNNNNNNNNNNNNNNNNNNNNNNNNNNNNNNNNNNNNNNNNNNNNNNNNNNNNNNNNNNNNNNNNNNNNNNNNNNNNNNNNNNNNNNNNNNNNNNNNNNNNNNNNNNNNNNNNNNNNNNNNNNNNNNNNNNNNNNNNNNNNNNNNNNNNNNNNNNNNNNNNNNNNNNNNNNNNNNNNNNNNNNNNNNNNNNNNNNNNNNNNNNNNNNNNNNNNNNNNNNNNNNNNNNNNNNNNNNNNNNNNNNNNNNNNNNNNNNNNNNNNNNNNNNNNNNNNNNNNNNNNNNNNNNNNNNNNNNNNNNNNNNNNNNNNNNNNNNNNNNNNNNNNNNNNNNNNNNNNNNNNNNNNNNNNNNNNNNNNNNNNNNNNNNNNNNNNNNNNNNNNNNNNNNNNNNNNNNNNNNNNNNNNNNNNNNNNNNNNNNNNNNNNNNNNNNNNNNNNNNNNNNNNNNNNNNNNNNNNNNNNNNNNNNNNNNNNNNNNNNNNNNNNNNNNNNNNNNNNNNNNNNNNNNNNNNNNNNNNNNNNNNNNNNNNNNNNNNNNNNNNNNNNNNNNNNNNNNNNNNNNNNNNNNNNNNNNNNNNNNNNNNNNNNNNNNNNNNNNNNNNNNNNNNNNNNNNNNNNNNNNNNNNNNNNNNNNNNNNNNNNNNNNNNNNNNNNNNNNNNNNNNNNNNNNNNNNNNNNNNNNNNNNNNNNNNNNNNNNNNNNNNNNNNNNNNNNNNNNNNNNNNNNNNNNNNNNNNNNNNNNNNNNNNNNNNNNNNNNNNNNNNNNNNNNNNNNNNNNNNNNNNNNNNNNNNNNNNNNNNNNNNNNNNNNNNNNNNNNNNNNNNNNNNNNNNNNNNNNNNNNNNNNNNNNNNNNNNNNNNNNNNNNNNNNNNNNNNNNNNNNNNNNNNNNNNNNNNNNNNNNNNNNNNNNNNNNNNNNNNNNNNNNNNNNNNNNNNNNNNNNNNNNNNNNNNNNNNNNNNNNNNNNNNNNNNNNNNNNNNNNNNNNNNNNNNNNNNNNNNNNNNNNNNNNNNNNNNNNNNNNNNNNNNNNNNNNNNNNNNNNNNNNNNNNNNNNNNNNNNNNNNNNNNNNNNNNNNNNNNNNNNNNNNNNNNNNNNNNNNNNNNNNNNNNNNNNNNNNNNNNNNNNNNNNNNNNNNNNNNNNNNNNNNNNNNNNNNNNNNNNNNNNNNNNNNNNNNNNNNNNNNNNNNNNNNNNNNNNNNNNNNNNNNNNNNNNNNNNNNNNNNNNNNNNNNNNNNNNNNNNNNNNNNNNNNNNNNNNNNNNNNNNNNNNNNNNNNNNNNNNNNNNNNNNNNNNNNNNNNNNNNNNNNNNNNNNNNNNNNNNNNNNNNNNNNNNNNNNNNNNNNNNNNNNNNNNNNNNNNNNNNNNNNNNNNNNNNNNNNNNNNNNNNNNNNNNNNNNNNNNNNNNNNNNNNNNNNNNNNNNNNNNNNNNNNNNNNNNNNNNNNNNNNNNNNNNNNNNNNNNNNNNNNNNNNNNNNNNNNNNNNNNNNNNNNNNNNNNNNNNNNNNNNNNNNNNNNNNNNNNNNNNNNNNNNNNNNNNNNNNNNNNNNNNNNNNNNNNNNNNNNNNNNNNNNNNNNNNNNNNNNNNNNNNNNNNNNNNNNNNNNNNNNNNNNNNNNNNNNNNNNNNNNNNNNNNNNNNNNNNNNNNNNNNNNNNNNNNNNNNNNNNNNNNNNNNNNNNNNNNNNNNNNNNNNNNNNNNNNNNNNNNNNNNNNNNNNNNNNNNNNNNNNNNNNNNNNNNNNNNNNNNNNNNNNNNNNNNNNNNNNNNNNNNNNNNNNNNNNNNNNNNNNNNNNNNNNNNNNNNNNNNNNNNNNNNNNNNNNNNNNNNNNNNNNNNNNNNNNNNNNNNNNNNNNNNNNNNNNNNNNNNNNNNNNNNNNNNNNNNNNNNNNNNNNNNNNNNNNNNNNNNNNNNNNNNNNNNNNNNNNNNNNNNNNNNNNNNNNNNNNNNNNNNNNNNNNNNNNNNNNNNNNNNNNNNNNNNNNNNNNNNNNNNNNNNNNNNNNNNNNNNNNNNNNNNNNNNNNNNNNNNNNNNNNNNNNCACATGCGTAGCGCCAATAATATAGGCCAAACCCTGATGACGAGTTCGTTACGTACGTACAATGCCTTTCGGCCCAATCCACTCGAGAAACGGCCCAAGATATTTTGCCTCCCATAAACTGTAGTCCCGTGAACCGAAAAACCATGGAAAAACTGGCTCATATACTCTTCAACAGTATGGGCTCCCGTGGGGTGGATCTGGCCGTTGTGCTCCTCCTCCGTTGCAACGTCCTGCTACGCGGGGCGGCCTTATTGGCGGCAGCAACTGGGCTCGCGACGGCTTGGGGCGTGGGCGTGCTGCTACCGGCATGCGGGGCCCTTGCTTTTGAGGCCagtgcggcggcgctgccggcaCCCAAGTCCCGTGGCCGCCGTCAGTGCCGTCGTGGGAGGACCCGACCCTTTCTCGTCGCCGGGTGTAGTCACGGTGAGGCGGACGTCATCTCTACTGTGCCTGCTGCAATCTTCATCCTCGCGAGGATCTGCCCGCCGCCGTTTGGTGGTTGTGGGTATGGCGGCCCTTCCTTGGGATATGGCCACTTACTCGACCTCCAGCAGGTCCTCAATACCTCTTTCACGTTGTATGGCAGGAGGTCAATAGATTTCTCGTtgtgatgatgatatggtcGTTCAGGAACTACATGCGAAAGTTTTACCTTCCTTGAGGGATTTGCTGTGGTGCTTTTTGCAAGGTCAGCGGTCTTCTAGGTGACAGCCTTACTCTGGCTCGCTGGATGGGCAGCGACGGCGTCTCCACCGTCCTTCTTGGAGACGTCCTCTTGAAAGTCCTTTTGGCCTGACATTCATTACTTAAGGCAGAGTCTGTCGTGCAAGCGATAGAAGATAAGTATTCTAAGTCCAAAATCAAGTTTCTAAGCAGACGAAAGTCCAACATCAAGTTTCTAAGCAGATAAAAAATGAAAGATGTGATGGATGGCTCTACATAAGGACAATGCAAGTTAGAAGCATGGACGAAGAAATAGAATGAAGCTTagtttcctattttttttctttgtcttATAGTTCCCTTTCTTGTGTTTTTGAGCTCCTCATTATTGAGGATGAGAGCTAAAAACTTTTTTAACCTATGATTGTATATATCCACATATGGATATAGAAGGCCAGATTTTATCCTTAATATAAAAAGAACCTATGTTCACTGCTATTTTACCATATTGAACATTAGTTTATTGTTATGTACTTTGCTATGTATTGGTATTTATCTatattaaaaaatgttgaaatgtgTCCGTGTATCTTTTTTTAAATGCCGTATTTGCGTATCTGAATACACTTGGTATCGATCTAAGGTTAGTACTGTGGTCAGTCCTCCACGATTATATCAGACACTGTACACGTCATGATCGCCGAAATTGACATATTACCCATGCCTTCATTCAATCAACCGCACAAAAAAGGGATCGCACCAAAACAGCTCCGCGCACGCTGCTCATCGGCGGAGAACTCACCTTTTATGCAAACatttttatcccgatttaaagATAATCCGTGATTAAAGGGGTTTTAGTTCGGGATCAAATaacaattgggactaaaggaccctctttagtcccggattaAAAATCGGCCACACATGCAAGACCCTTTAGTCTCAGCtgaaaaaatcagccacccgtgggggaccctttagtcccggttggtcttagTCACcctagtcctggttggtgttaccacccggATTAAATGGTGCCCCACGAGTGGCTGAAAAAGGGCTAAATCCCTCGGACCGTTTAGTCTCAGtttgtgttaccaaccgggactaaagagactAAAGAGTTCctcacgagttaatacaaaaggattgaaCCCCCTGTatagatgtgttgtgtaggtgggatggtaagtaAGCTACGTGCGAGGCTTGAGATCGTGGGCCATGCACTGCatacgcgcatatttcgcgtgaaaaatcgtgtgacttgtgacttgtgagccgggactaaagatccccctcTGAATGGATTTTTGGAAGATTTGccccctaccaactgggactaaaggcgagtttttTTGTACCAGTGGCTCCTGCCCGGTCGCTGACCTACCTGTCCTTCCCCTCAACGTCTCCGAATTGGTGGCTTGTGCCGCACCCTGGGCCGACAGGATGCGGCGCCCCCTTTCCGATGGAGATGCTTGGTGGTGCACAACTCCAAGGCAGCGGCCCATCCAGGCTTGGAGCCCCTTCCATGCGCCTCCCACGGCATGTGGCCACGATCGGGACGGCCAGTGGAGGCCCCTCCCAGCATGCAGACGCGACCAGGGGAAGCCCCTCCGCAGCAACGGTGACTGCTCGAGCCCGAGGTGGACGATGGCGGCGAGGTTGGCATGGTCTTGGCATCATGCGCCGGAGGCGACAAGGAGGACAGTCAGGCACTCAGGCTACTGtcggagaggaaggagagggcaaTGCAGTCGATCCACGACTTTCCGAATTACatgcaaatttttttttatatctttCAGGGAAGGCAAGTTGTTTGAATGAATGAGCCAACCTGGCAGGGCCGACAGGATGCGGCGCCCCCTTTCCGATGGAGATGCTTGGCGGTGCACAGCCCCAAGGCAGTAGCCCATCATGGCTTGGAGCCCCTTCCATGCGCCTCCCACGGCACGTGGCCACGACCGGGATGGCCAGTGGAGGCCCCTCCTAGCGTGCAGACGCGATCAGGGGAAGCCCCTTCGCAGCAACGGTGACTGCTCGAGCCCGAGGTGGACGATGGTGTTGAGGTTGGCATGGTCTTGGCATCGTGTGCCGGAGGTGACAGGGAGGACAATTAGGCACTCAGGCTGTTGtcggagaggaaggagagggcaaTGGAGTCGATTCCACGACTTTCTGAATTACATGCGAATTTTTTTATATCTTCCGAAGAAGCCAAGTTTTTTGAACAAATGAGCCAACCtggtttagaaaaaaaaatacatacaCACTATTTCTTATTCTATGAGCCCCACGTTGCTCTCACCCAGGCGGcacccccaaaccctagccgccgccaccccaaTCCCCAGCCTCTCGCCTCGCTGCCGCCAGAGCTCGACACCGGAAGCCCGCATGAGGGCTAGGATGGCAATAGCAGGGCTGCTTTTGCTGGCTCAAGGTGAGACCCGACGGATCTAAGTCGCGACAACGGCACGGCTGCAGTGGCGGAAGAAGACCCGCGCGCTGGATCAAGGGTGTGTGGGCAGTGGTGGTCGTATGGAGGACTTGCGGCATGAAGGAGGCCCTACGGCGTGGGCCCTAGTGGCAGGGCTGCAATGGCGAAGGTAGCCTGATGACAACGACGCGGAGCAAGGTGACGCTTCGACGGTCCCGTGCTGCTGTCGGCGGAAGCGGTCGTGTGCAGAGGTGGCCGCGTGCGTCAAGGATGCAGTTTGAAGGCATCGTGGTGGTAGTTAGGGGTGGTCTACACAGGGCTTGTTAGTGGCACCATGGTGGTGTGGCTTGCGCCGGTCGGAGCGAGGGGGCACCACTAACGCCATGGAGGTGTGGCTGGTGGTACCGAGCCACCTTGCTTGCGATATAGGTGCTGCAGAGGTGGCAGCGGACGGTGCCAGAGTTACCTCACATGCGTTGCTAGCGGTTGCTGTGACGGTGGCCACGGGTTGAGGCGCGACGGTGTTGAAGGAGCTCGTGCTTGGGCCATGATAGCGATGGAGAGTTTTGCACCCAAAGTGCATAGGTGGTGGGCTGACTTGGATGTGGTGGCTCCCGTGCGTGTGGTGGGCAATTTGCTGATTTTGCCTTGGCTGCGTTGGAGCTGCGACGGTTGTGGCAAGGGGTGCTTTCCAGGCAAAAGTCTTGCTTGACCCATGCTAGGCCAGCAATAGCGGCGTTTTTGTAGATGTCGTGCTCCCTCCTTAGGGGTGTTGTCGAGGTACCCTCCTCTTCCTGATGGGATTCTCCAGGTGAAAACCTTGGCTGAGATCTCTCAGGCAGGCGGCGATAGCATTTTCGACGTCATTTCTATCATGGAAGTATCGTCTTTGGAGATCCTATTCTGACCTTCTTCTCGGCAGCTTTTCATCGACATTGTGGTGCTCTTGGCTATCAAGATGGTAGGGTTATGCGTGGGACGAGTGGATCCTCCTTCTCTCTCGCCCTCTCACCTCGCAACCTCTGCCTGTGTTGACGGTCGGGGGCCCGCACGTTCCGGTGGAGTGCTGCCTAGTTAGAGTTCAGCGATGCGTTTGCAACTCCACGTTGGTCTAGCGGCGATTGGTCACGCATTGTGGCAGCCGGCTTGGTACTAGGTGCTAAGTTCTTTTCCTTGGCGGATCGTTGCTATCATCAGTGCACGTTGTTCTCATTCTTCAGGATGAGTTGCTCATCCAATAGGAACGTTATGTATGGAGTGGCGTAATATGTGTGGTATAAGTTGATGTTCTAATCCAACCGGTCGGATCCGGTCGCGTTGAACTTCCGATCCAACcaatcaaatttaatttattttttaatcttctttttttttcaatgtaAACGTAGTTTCATGCGCGGTTGTTAAAAGACACGCACGACCGCATCCGCCGCGCTCGACCGCATTCCGTTACAACGCGTGTCCAGACCCAAGGGCTGTACGGGTCCACGTGATAAAGCGCCGGGCCCTTCTCGCGTCGCCTCCCGAAGTTTCCAGAGTCGAGCCGAGTCCCGTCGTCCCGACTAATCAAAGGgctcaacccccccccccccccccccccaaaaaaaaaaaaaaagctcccGACTGATCCGGCTCGTTGCGGTAAGCGTGTGCGTGCTCCTTTCTCGCAGTTTTTGCCTCGCAGATTAGTTTTCTAATTTTTTGAAATGGGGCCAGATTAGTTGTCAGCTTTGACGAGTATAGCTGTTTTGGGAATGGCTCGTCGTTGGATGTTAATTAGCCAGACAAGTCGTTTGTTTTTCCTAGTTGATTGGCGATGGTTCTGCTGCGAAAATTGTTGGATCGTTGACGCGTTTCGTTAGTTTTTCTCAGTTTGCTCGTGATCTTGTAGTTGGTTCTGCGTAAGTACTCTGAGGATTCGTATCCTTGATGAAGCTAATTGTGTTACGTGGTTCTATATTACTATCTGGCTTCGCGGTGGTAATCTGTTGAGATGTACCCATTATTTAGCTGCTAATTATATCCAGGATTCTACATTTCTACACTCAGATGGTTGAGGATCGGCAGTTAGTTTGCTGAAAATTGCTAATTTTACCTAGGATTCTACTATTTGATTCGCGgttgctggccgccgccgccgccgccgggtgggATGGCTCGGTCATGTGGTGAGAAGAGAGCGAATCGAATCGAGACGTCCCGATATCTGTCGTTTTAAAAGTCAGGCCTCCGTAGATGATTATTTTTTTCCGGTGGTAATCGTTAAAACCGCTGGTATTTAAAATTGGATTACCCCTCTTCCAAACAGATTTTTGGAGCTAGACTTGTAAAAAAATCAGGAGTTGTATTTTACAGAGGTTTTGGGACTAAAACCAGCcttccaaacatgccctaaaaGGTAGTTTTTAGGGAGAGAGTGATGAGATAGAAAGCTTTGCTTTTCTTAAAAGTTGGGTACTTTATGCTTAAGCTGTTCCATATATTGATGTCTTCTTGAAAGTCTTTCTTTGTGCATCTACAGATCTACTGTTCCATTAGGAAGTTACTGATGTCTAATAAGATGATTCATTAGCACCACTGCATTGATCTAACTATAGTTTTTTTCTGCTCATGTTATTGATTTATCCTAGATCAATATGAGAAGGGGTTACAGTTACAGTCCTTCGCCACCAAGGGGTTACAGGAGAAGGGCTCGCAGCCCGACTCCCCGTGATTATAATGGTGACCGTGGTAGAGATCTACCAACCAGTCTTTTGGTCAGGAATCTCCGTCGGGACTGCAGGTAAATATTTGTCCAACTTTCACTTTCTGCTGTAATTACAGCTATAGAGCTTGTTGCTGTATAACAGATAGTTTGTTAATCTACATATTCAAACTCAATTCAGTGCCTTGCATGCTCAGAAACTAATTGAAGTGCAAATCTGCAATGTTCCCGTTTGTTTTGTTCATTAAGGGAATCTTGTCTTGTAGACCTAGCAAATCATTTGAATAGAGCCTGAAGCTAGGATAACTTATGTAACGCCAGTTATTTTCTATTTATACAATTCTAGGATTCTTCTTCCTTAATGGATAATAGTGGTATAGGTTCCAAAGATGTATCCGGTTGACCAGTGTTACCACATCGGCCGTGCCTGTACACGTGAGATTTTGCCAAGAGCCAAATCGATATTCAGTTAGTTTTGGCACCTTAGTGATTTCTCTCTATTTATTCTCTCTTTGCGTTTTCTAGCGCTTATTATTCAGTTATGGTTCCCATGTGCATGCCCTGGCGATCATAGGTAGCGTCTCAAAAGAGACTTCCTTCTTCCTGTATTTTGTCACCTTCTAATGTACAGTACATTGATAATTGATTTCAGGCCAGAAGACCTTCGTCGCCCATTCGCACAGTTTGGTCGAGTTAAAGATATATATCTCCCAAGAGATTATTACACTGGGTAAGAAACTAACCTAGATTGTTGCCAATGGGCTTCTGTGACTGAGAAGCTACTTGTAAAAACGTAGCTCTCGCTTCAACTTTGTGTCTTTGTGGCATTGCACAAGTTGTTGCAGCCCTATGAAAAGATGTATTTATGTCATTGCGGTATTGACATAGAACCTTTGAAGATGGTTACTTTTTCCCACCTCTTGAGATAACGTGAAAATAATTGTTTGAAGACACAAGTCTAAAAGATTACTGTTGAACAGAAGGAAGAAATAGAGAATTTCAATTAAGTGATCTGCAACTTAAAAGAGTACCCAGTACTATTCAAGAGAAGGGAAGAATTATATTTACAAGTTTAAGAGATACTCAAGTCATGAAGAGTTTCAAGTTTGTATTGGAACTCACTTGGGTGCAAGGTCAGCAGCAACCTAGTGCACTTTTACCTGTTTAACTTAagtttttttcttatttctatCAGCAACCATGTGAAACATCCATATAGTTTTACCAGTTCGATATCTGGTCTGCTCTGAAATACTAATTCTAACCTGATATCTTTGAAAAATGAGTGTGATTTTTTTAGAACTCTGATAAGAGAATTTTCTTGAGCTCCGCTACAGGGAGCCCCGAGGATTTGGGTTTGTGCAGTTTTATGATCCTGAAGATGCTGCTGATGCAAAGTACTACATGGATGGGCAAATAGTTCTTGGCAGGCAAATAACTGTTGTATTTGCGGAGGAGAATAGGAAGAAGCCTCAGGAGATGAGAGCTAGGGACAGAGTCAGGTTTGTTGATTCTTCCCAGTGCGACTACCTTGCTACTGAATGGCACATTGTTTCTCTATTCATTGTTTGCTGCCCATTGCAGAGGTCGTTCCTATGACCGGAGATATTCTCGCTCTAGGTCCCCTCCTTATTCTAGGGGCCGTTCTCCTTCACGCAGCTACTCGAGGTATGTGTGCCCCTTGTATCTTGGTCTTAAAGGGTATCGAATTCTCGTTGATACAATTCAAATGTGCTTCATTGATAGGTCTCCTTCACCTCCGAATCCAAAACACAGGCTCAGGGAGAGGTCCTACTCACGCTCACCTGTTGACAGCAGATCAAGAAGCGGGAGCCCCTATGAGGAGCGATACCGCAGATCCTCACCAAGAGAGAGGTCTCTCCCTGTTAGCGGATGAAGTAGTCTTATGATCTGGAGCTACTACTGTGAAATCAGCGCTTGCCGAGTGGTGACCTACTTGCTGTGTATTTCTGAACCATATGATCTGTGGTGTATCCAAGATAATTCCCAGTAGTATCGACAGACTATCGTCAGAGTATGGCAATTCAGAACGTTTGTTACCAATTCGGACCATCTGTTGTCTGTAGAGTGATTGCTTTGGGTGTAATAGGCTGGTTTACGGTATGAATAAAGTTGGTTGGATTACGATAGCTGTGTGATGCGCTGGGGTTGAACAATTTACACGGCCGAGTTATGGTAACGTTGGATCTCGATCATTTGAAACCATTTCATGCCTGCGCACCAAGATAGACATGGGTGGCTATCAGACGTGATCGATCTTGCACAGATGCAAAGTACTGTTAGGTGTCAGAAACACGAGAAGATAATCATTAGCAACTCGTCTGTCAGCTGCCATTGTACGTACACCTTCTCCGCTGTCGTTCCGGCCTTCCGGGTTAATCATTAACTGGGCTGTATCGC from Setaria italica strain Yugu1 chromosome II, Setaria_italica_v2.0, whole genome shotgun sequence encodes the following:
- the LOC101777791 gene encoding serine/arginine-rich SC35-like splicing factor SCL33, producing the protein MRRGYSYSPSPPRGYRRRARSPTPRDYNGDRGRDLPTSLLVRNLRRDCRPEDLRRPFAQFGRVKDIYLPRDYYTGEPRGFGFVQFYDPEDAADAKYYMDGQIVLGRQITVVFAEENRKKPQEMRARDRVRGRSYDRRYSRSRSPPYSRGRSPSRSYSRSPSPPNPKHRLRERSYSRSPVDSRSRSGSPYEERYRRSSPRERSLPVSG